In a single window of the Agromyces sp. H17E-10 genome:
- the ychF gene encoding redox-regulated ATPase YchF: MALTIGIVGLPNVGKSTLFNALTKNQVLAANYPFATIEPNIGVVNLPDPRLEQLAAIFGSERILPAAVSFVDIAGIVRGASEGEGLGNKFLANIREADAIAQVVRGFEDGDVVHVDGKVDPKSDMETINTELILADLETLERAITRYEKEVKGKKLDPSVLAAAVEARDVLQAGTPLSASKVDLAPIKELGLLTAKPFIYVFNVDESVLTDAAKKASLAELVAPAEAVFLDAKIESELIDLDPEDAAELLASTGQEESGLDQLARVGFDTLGLQTYLTAGPKESRAWTIHKGDKAPQAAGVIHTDFERGFIKAEVISFADLVETGSVAEARAKGKARMEGKDYVMQDGDVVEFRFNV; encoded by the coding sequence GTGGCACTCACCATCGGAATCGTCGGTCTCCCGAACGTCGGCAAGTCGACCCTCTTCAACGCCCTCACCAAGAACCAGGTGCTCGCGGCGAACTACCCGTTCGCGACGATCGAGCCCAACATCGGCGTGGTGAACCTGCCCGATCCGCGACTCGAGCAGCTCGCGGCGATCTTCGGGTCCGAGCGCATCCTGCCGGCCGCCGTGTCGTTCGTCGACATCGCGGGCATCGTGCGCGGCGCCTCGGAGGGCGAGGGGCTCGGCAACAAGTTCCTCGCGAACATCCGCGAGGCCGACGCGATCGCGCAGGTCGTGCGCGGCTTCGAGGACGGCGACGTCGTGCACGTCGACGGCAAGGTCGACCCGAAGTCCGACATGGAGACGATCAACACCGAGCTCATCCTCGCCGACCTCGAGACCCTCGAGCGCGCGATCACGCGCTACGAGAAGGAGGTCAAGGGCAAGAAGCTCGACCCCTCGGTGCTCGCGGCGGCCGTCGAAGCCCGCGACGTGCTCCAGGCCGGCACCCCGCTCTCGGCGTCGAAGGTCGACCTCGCGCCGATCAAGGAACTCGGGCTGCTCACGGCCAAGCCCTTCATCTACGTGTTCAACGTCGACGAGTCGGTGCTCACGGATGCCGCGAAGAAAGCGTCGCTCGCTGAGCTCGTGGCGCCGGCCGAGGCGGTGTTCCTCGACGCGAAGATCGAGTCGGAGCTCATCGACCTCGACCCCGAGGATGCGGCCGAGCTCCTCGCCTCGACCGGTCAGGAGGAGTCGGGCCTCGACCAGCTCGCCCGGGTCGGCTTCGATACGCTCGGCCTGCAGACCTACCTCACCGCGGGCCCCAAGGAGTCGCGCGCGTGGACGATCCACAAGGGCGACAAGGCCCCGCAGGCCGCCGGCGTCATCCACACCGACTTCGAGCGCGGCTTCATCAAGGCCGAGGTGATCTCGTTCGCCGACCTCGTCGAGACCGGCTCGGTCGCCGAGGCCCGCGCGAAGGGCAAGGCCCGCATGGAGGGCAAGGACTACGTCATGCAGGACGGCGACGTGGTGGAGTTCCGCTTCAACGTGTAG
- a CDS encoding CPCC family cysteine-rich protein, translating into MPDSNISAAYPCPCCGHLTLSERPGSYEICAVCFWEDDAVQLRWPEYRGGANRPCLIDSQRAYAEHGAIEDRFVGLVRSATDQEPLDSGWRPIDHEQDSFEAEDDRDAEWPDDLTTLYWWRPTFWRSTR; encoded by the coding sequence GTGCCCGACTCGAACATCTCAGCTGCGTACCCGTGTCCGTGCTGCGGCCATCTGACACTGAGCGAACGACCGGGATCATACGAGATATGCGCCGTGTGCTTCTGGGAAGACGACGCTGTCCAACTCCGGTGGCCGGAGTACAGAGGCGGCGCCAATCGTCCTTGCCTCATCGACTCGCAGCGCGCGTATGCGGAGCACGGAGCGATCGAGGATCGATTCGTGGGGCTGGTCCGCTCGGCGACTGACCAAGAGCCCCTGGATTCCGGATGGCGACCCATCGATCACGAACAGGACTCGTTCGAAGCAGAAGACGATCGTGACGCCGAGTGGCCGGACGACCTCACGACGCTCTACTGGTGGCGACCAACCTTCTGGCGCTCGACTCGGTAG
- a CDS encoding GNAT family N-acetyltransferase — protein MTLPTPTLETERLLVRPFADADADDLFALNSDAHVLRYWDSPPWTDRASISRFMAGCERMAEDGTGARVAIDRASDGAFLGWCTFNSWDPDFRSASLGFCLTQAAWGQGYATEAARAVLQWAFDALDLNRVQAECDTRNAASARVLEKLGFVREGTLREDCIVNGDVSDSWVYGLLRRDWVA, from the coding sequence ATGACCCTACCGACCCCGACCCTGGAGACCGAACGGCTCCTGGTCCGCCCGTTCGCCGACGCCGACGCCGACGATCTCTTCGCCCTGAACAGCGATGCGCACGTGCTGCGTTACTGGGACTCCCCGCCGTGGACCGACCGCGCCTCGATCTCGCGATTCATGGCCGGCTGCGAGCGGATGGCCGAGGACGGAACGGGCGCGCGAGTTGCGATCGATCGTGCATCGGACGGCGCATTCCTCGGCTGGTGCACCTTCAACAGCTGGGACCCCGACTTCCGAAGCGCGTCGCTGGGCTTCTGCCTCACGCAGGCTGCCTGGGGCCAGGGCTATGCGACCGAGGCGGCCCGCGCCGTGCTGCAGTGGGCCTTCGACGCGCTCGACCTGAACCGCGTCCAGGCCGAGTGCGACACCCGCAACGCGGCATCCGCCCGGGTGCTCGAGAAGCTCGGTTTCGTGCGCGAGGGCACGCTCCGCGAAGACTGCATCGTCAACGGCGACGTGTCCGACAGCTGGGTGTACGGCCTCCTGCGGCGTGACTGGGTGGCCTGA